One part of the Pseudoliparis swirei isolate HS2019 ecotype Mariana Trench chromosome 6, NWPU_hadal_v1, whole genome shotgun sequence genome encodes these proteins:
- the LOC130194902 gene encoding basic proline-rich protein-like, with amino-acid sequence MWRDNIPPHGERWNNLVNRKGPGESLWGRLSRPVPTTRGRLSRPVPTTRGACPDLFPPPGAPVQTCSHHQGRLSRPVPTTRGRLARPVPTTRGACPDLFPPPGGACPDLFPPPGGAWPDLFPPPGGAWPDLFPPPGAPVQTCSHHQGRLSRPVPTTRGACPDLFPPPGRLSRPVPTTRAPVQTCSHHQGLARPVPTTRACPDLFPTTRRLSDLFPPPGGAWPDLFPPPGRLSRPVPTTRGACPDLFPPPGGAWPDLFPPPGACPDLFPPPGRLSRPVPTTRAPVQTCSHHQAPVQTCSTTRAPVQTCSHHQGRLSRPVPTTRGACPDLFPPPGGAWPDLYHQGRLSRPVPTTRGRLARPVPTTRGACPDLFPPPGAPVQTCSHHQGRLSRPVSPVSARRCSEATQHAPGESERLHPPDL; translated from the exons GGGCGCCTGTCCAGACCTGttcccaccaccagggggcgcctgtCCAGACCTGTTCCCACCACCAGGGGCGCCTGTCCAGACCTGTTCCCACCACCAGGGGCGCCTGTCCAGACCTGTTCCCACCACCAGGGGCGCCTGTCCAGACCTGttcccaccaccagggggcgcctggCCAGACCTGTTCCCACCACCAGGGGCGCCTGTCCAGACCTGttcccaccaccagggggcgcctgtCCAGACCTGttcccaccaccagggggcgcctggCCAGACCTGttcccaccaccagggggcgcctggCCAGACCTGTTCCCACCACCAGGGGCGCCTGTCCAGACCTGTTCCCACCACCAGGGGCGCCTGTCCAGACCTGTTCCCACCACCAGGGGCGCCTGTCCAGACCTGTTCCCACCACCAGGGCGCCTGTCCAGACCTGTTCCCACCACCAGGGCGCCTGTCCAGACCTGTTCCCACCACCAGGGCCTGGCCAGACCTGTTcccaccaccagggcctgtccAGACCTGTTCCCCACCACCAGGCGCCTGTCAGACCTGttcccaccaccagggggcgcctggCCAGACCTGTTCCCACCACCAGGGCGCCTGTCCAGACCTGTTCCCACCACCAGGGGCGCCTGTCCAGACCTGttcccaccaccagggggcgcctggCCAGACCTGTTCCCACCACCAGGCGCCTGTCCAGACCTGTTCCCACCACCAGGGCGCCTGTCCAGACCTGTTCCCACCACCAGGGCGCCTGTCCAGACCTGTTCCCACCACCAGGCGCCTGTCCAGACCTGTTCCACCACCAGGGCGCCTGTCCAGACCTGTTCCCACCACCAGGGGCGCCTGTCCAGACCTGTTCCCACCACCAGGGGCGCCTGTCCAGACCTGttcccaccaccagggggcgcctggCCAGACCTGTACCACCAGGGGCGCCTGTCCAGACCTGttcccaccaccagggggcgcctggCCAGACCTGTTCCCACCACCAGGGGCGCCTGTCCAGACCTGTTCCCACCACCAGGGGCGCCTGTCCAGACCTGTTCCCACCACCAGGGGCGCCTGTCCAGACCTGTCAGTCCCGTGTCTGCTCGGCG ATGCAGCGAGGCgacccagcatgcaccgggaGAGTCGGAGCGTCTGCACCCACCAGACCTGTGA